The following proteins are co-located in the Acidicapsa acidisoli genome:
- a CDS encoding carboxypeptidase-like regulatory domain-containing protein produces the protein MPSAFPTKKLSKRTRSYLFGSGLIAITVLGLIPVGNPGRSGSLGPVVAEAQNFGQRILQGKVIGEGDSPVGGATVFLKNLKSRDIKSFTSIPDGSFRFAQVGMVDDYEVWAEQGKKKSAVKTISSFDSRKLVEFDLKLK, from the coding sequence ATGCCAAGTGCATTTCCAACAAAGAAGCTGTCGAAGCGAACCAGAAGCTACCTGTTCGGTTCCGGCCTGATTGCAATCACGGTGCTGGGGTTGATTCCGGTGGGCAATCCGGGCCGCTCCGGTAGCCTTGGGCCTGTAGTCGCCGAAGCTCAGAACTTTGGTCAGCGAATCCTCCAGGGCAAAGTCATTGGCGAGGGGGATTCGCCAGTGGGGGGCGCCACCGTTTTTCTCAAGAATCTCAAGAGCCGCGACATCAAGAGCTTCACCAGCATCCCTGACGGATCCTTCCGATTCGCCCAGGTCGGCATGGTTGACGACTACGAAGTCTGGGCCGAGCAGGGGAAGAAGAAGAGCGCGGTCAAGACGATCAGCTCCTTTGACTCCCGCAAACTCGTGGAGTTCGATCTGAAGCTCAAGTAG
- a CDS encoding M28 family metallopeptidase yields the protein MNLLRCPRMSLVSVPFWPVFIEPLFAGVILGIVLATALGPVSAAQADYQQHATPVSAAPADPAIAGALARVSEARIHQTIEKLVGFGTRATLSSMETDLPPGTGVTAAADWIAGQFEAISKECGGCLEVKRDTFTNPIAERIPKPTTITNVYAILRGSDPAQAKRMYLVTGHYDSRNSDTLDDHSTAPGANDDASGVAVSLECAHVLSKLKFPASLVFVAVAGEEQGLNGSAHLAKLAKDEGWQLEGVLNNDIVGGNTTPGDTLQRKDVVRVFSEGIPLTASPEQLRRIRALGTVDDAPSRQLARAMDDVARTYFPSSSFGPFLVARPDRYLRGGDHTSFNREGFTAVRLTEWREDFNHQHQNVRVENGVQYGDLIQFVDFAYVAQVAKLNAATLATLAASPGIPPDLKIVTANLENGTTLTWKTPEGAPSSLHYELLWRETTAPDWQYVQTVPGTGANPMTLTVPISKDNVIFGVRAVDAAGHRGLVATP from the coding sequence ATGAATTTGCTTCGGTGCCCGCGCATGTCGCTGGTCTCTGTTCCATTTTGGCCCGTGTTCATCGAGCCTTTGTTCGCCGGGGTTATCCTCGGAATAGTCCTCGCCACTGCCCTCGGGCCTGTTTCCGCGGCGCAAGCGGATTATCAACAGCACGCCACTCCGGTCTCTGCGGCTCCAGCAGATCCGGCAATCGCCGGAGCGCTCGCCCGAGTTTCCGAAGCCCGCATTCATCAGACGATTGAAAAGCTGGTTGGTTTTGGCACGCGCGCCACGCTCTCCAGCATGGAGACGGACCTGCCTCCCGGAACGGGAGTGACCGCTGCCGCAGACTGGATTGCAGGCCAGTTCGAGGCGATATCGAAGGAGTGCGGCGGCTGCCTCGAAGTAAAGCGCGACACCTTCACCAATCCCATCGCCGAGCGCATTCCCAAGCCCACCACAATCACCAATGTCTACGCCATCCTGCGCGGCTCCGACCCGGCTCAGGCCAAGCGGATGTACCTGGTAACCGGGCATTACGATTCGCGCAACTCCGACACCCTCGATGACCACAGCACAGCTCCTGGCGCCAACGACGACGCCTCCGGCGTAGCTGTTTCGCTCGAATGCGCCCATGTCCTCAGCAAACTCAAGTTTCCCGCCTCGCTGGTCTTCGTCGCGGTCGCCGGCGAGGAACAAGGACTGAACGGCTCAGCACATCTGGCAAAGCTGGCCAAAGACGAGGGCTGGCAGCTCGAAGGCGTGCTGAACAACGACATCGTAGGCGGCAACACCACCCCCGGCGACACCCTCCAACGCAAAGACGTGGTGCGGGTCTTTTCCGAAGGCATCCCGCTCACAGCCTCGCCCGAACAATTGCGCCGCATTCGCGCCCTTGGAACCGTGGACGACGCACCCAGCCGCCAACTGGCCCGCGCCATGGACGATGTGGCCCGAACATACTTCCCCAGTAGCAGCTTCGGTCCGTTTCTGGTGGCGAGGCCAGACCGCTACCTGCGCGGCGGCGATCACACCAGCTTCAACCGCGAAGGATTCACCGCAGTCCGGCTGACCGAGTGGCGCGAGGACTTTAACCATCAGCACCAGAATGTTCGCGTAGAAAACGGCGTCCAGTACGGCGACCTCATCCAGTTCGTCGACTTCGCTTACGTCGCGCAGGTAGCGAAACTGAACGCGGCCACGCTGGCGACGCTGGCAGCTTCACCGGGAATCCCCCCGGACCTGAAGATTGTCACCGCAAATCTCGAAAACGGCACAACCCTGACCTGGAAAACACCCGAAGGAGCTCCATCCAGCCTGCACTACGAGTTGCTGTGGCGCGAAACAACCGCTCCCGACTGGCAATATGTGCAGACCGTTCCGGGGACCGGCGCGAACCCGATGACTCTGACTGTTCCCATCTCCAAGGACAACGTAATCTTCGGCGTTCGAGCAGTTGATGCCGCAGGGCATCGCGGACTGGTGGCGACACCGTAA
- a CDS encoding PP2C family protein-serine/threonine phosphatase yields MTKRLIDWMVRRSPRWAYLHNLPFRQFGVLLAGAFLLFTVSGFYEDLLDGGRMPYAVALTIGIVSGLNTVLWIVVAARLPMYCLLGMIALQFVLSTINRVIREWLEATWHLSPVPSGAGLHFAATSIAIVIVASFICFLRFMKMTGQEAMRMRSELELAQGIQKTLVPPVSPKTCCFEIYGISHPSEKVGGDLVDVVDLPCGDTVAYVADIAGHGLQAGILMGMLKTAIRTALADEDEVDGKAMLSQLMYRLNVVLPQVKEAHMYATFTSLRLNQDGESFYGMAASPPLLHWSAASRSITCIEEQQFPLGLLPVSEFPACRLPMESGDLVVIATDGILEVASETKSRRGAEHSVEFGAARLEKLVTDCAELPLHELAASVLSAARSYGRQLDDQTLLLVRRLTS; encoded by the coding sequence ATGACCAAACGTCTGATCGATTGGATGGTGCGGAGATCGCCGCGCTGGGCGTACCTGCACAACCTTCCGTTCCGCCAGTTTGGCGTGCTTCTGGCAGGGGCCTTTCTTCTGTTCACTGTCAGCGGATTTTACGAAGATCTGTTGGACGGCGGCAGAATGCCATACGCCGTCGCCCTCACTATTGGGATTGTCAGCGGGCTGAACACAGTGCTCTGGATCGTGGTTGCCGCCCGGTTGCCGATGTACTGCCTGTTGGGGATGATTGCGCTTCAGTTCGTCCTGTCGACAATCAACCGTGTCATCCGCGAGTGGCTGGAGGCGACGTGGCATCTCTCGCCTGTCCCGTCCGGGGCCGGTCTGCATTTCGCGGCTACCTCCATTGCAATTGTGATCGTCGCCTCGTTCATCTGCTTCCTCCGATTCATGAAGATGACCGGACAGGAGGCAATGCGCATGAGGAGCGAGCTTGAACTGGCCCAGGGCATTCAAAAGACACTCGTTCCGCCCGTCAGCCCAAAGACCTGTTGTTTCGAAATCTACGGAATCTCTCATCCCAGCGAAAAGGTCGGCGGCGACCTGGTTGACGTGGTCGACCTGCCCTGCGGCGATACAGTGGCCTACGTGGCGGATATTGCCGGGCATGGACTGCAGGCCGGAATCCTGATGGGCATGTTGAAGACAGCGATAAGAACTGCCCTGGCAGACGAAGACGAAGTTGACGGCAAGGCCATGCTATCGCAGCTGATGTACCGGCTAAACGTGGTGCTGCCGCAGGTAAAAGAAGCCCACATGTACGCCACATTTACCTCGCTTCGCCTCAACCAGGACGGAGAGTCGTTTTATGGGATGGCCGCCAGCCCGCCGCTGCTTCACTGGAGCGCGGCAAGTCGAAGCATCACCTGCATTGAGGAGCAGCAGTTTCCGCTCGGATTGCTCCCAGTCTCCGAGTTTCCCGCCTGCCGGTTGCCTATGGAATCAGGTGACCTGGTAGTGATCGCGACGGATGGCATTCTCGAAGTGGCTTCGGAGACAAAATCCAGGCGGGGTGCAGAGCACAGTGTCGAATTCGGAGCTGCGCGGCTGGAAAAACTAGTGACCGACTGCGCCGAGCTGCCACTCCACGAGTTGGCGGCGTCTGTCCTTAGTGCAGCGCGTAGCTACGGCAGACAATTGGACGATCAAACCCTGCTGCTGGTGCGACGACTGACGAGCTGA
- a CDS encoding rhomboid family intramembrane serine protease, translated as MPRFGSAQFAFPEFSGATRRLILWNLVAYFVLLLATTARLDTLLTLISHLALRPDMVFAGEIWQPLTYSLVHPALLGTLFELLSLWFLGGLLESMHGSRWLDGLYLVSVLGAALTAVVIFAIGYKLGSPQPLITIYGCMGGIFGMLTAIAVLHGDLQFQLFFVIGIKAKYLAIIYTLIALAQTFGEQRIYAFAQLGGALAAILYVRSSPRRGFGFALSERWYGLRNQYYRWKRRRAASKFQVYMKKQGRTVRFDGQGRLIDEDDVKHDDRKRWN; from the coding sequence ATGCCCAGGTTCGGTTCTGCACAATTCGCATTTCCCGAGTTCTCCGGTGCCACGCGCCGCCTGATCCTGTGGAACCTGGTGGCGTATTTTGTGCTGCTGCTGGCAACCACCGCTCGGCTGGACACGCTGCTGACCCTGATCAGCCATCTCGCCTTGCGTCCGGACATGGTCTTTGCCGGAGAAATCTGGCAGCCGCTCACGTACAGCCTCGTACACCCCGCGCTACTCGGAACACTCTTTGAGTTGCTGTCGCTGTGGTTTCTCGGCGGCCTCCTAGAATCGATGCACGGCAGCCGATGGCTGGACGGCCTCTATCTGGTTTCAGTCCTTGGAGCGGCGCTGACGGCAGTCGTGATCTTCGCCATCGGCTACAAGCTCGGCTCGCCGCAACCGCTGATCACCATCTACGGCTGCATGGGCGGCATCTTCGGAATGCTCACGGCCATCGCCGTGCTGCACGGCGACTTGCAATTCCAGCTTTTCTTCGTCATCGGCATCAAAGCCAAATATCTGGCTATCATCTACACCCTGATTGCCCTCGCGCAGACCTTCGGCGAACAGCGCATCTACGCCTTCGCACAACTCGGCGGAGCGCTGGCCGCCATCCTGTACGTGCGCAGCTCCCCCCGCCGCGGCTTCGGATTCGCTCTGAGCGAGCGCTGGTACGGCCTGCGCAACCAATATTACCGCTGGAAGCGCCGCCGGGCGGCCAGCAAATTTCAGGTGTACATGAAGAAACAGGGCCGCACCGTTCGCTTCGATGGTCAGGGCCGGCTGATCGACGAAGACGACGTCAAGCACGACGACCGCAAGCGCTGGAATTAG
- the fabD gene encoding ACP S-malonyltransferase yields the protein MTTKKIAFLFPGQGSQTVGMGRSLAENFPVAAATFAEADDALGFPLSRIFLDGPDDELRLTENTQPAILTVSVAAHRTLAEHGITPALAAGHSLGEWSAHVAAGTLSFTDAVRAVKARGRSMQTAVPAGEGAMAAILALAAEQVSEACAEAAAATGLVVSAANFNSPDQTVISGATTAVEKAAELAKARGARKVVMLPVSAPFHCALMQPAQADVAKFLSGITMAEPRIPVAANVSGTLVTTADQARTALIEQVTGTVNWVGCVQALAAAGAVTYVEVGPGKVLAGLLRQIDRSQKCVNVEDAASLEKALAELTATQ from the coding sequence ATGACTACGAAAAAGATCGCTTTCCTCTTTCCCGGCCAGGGTTCGCAAACCGTGGGCATGGGCCGCAGCCTCGCCGAAAATTTCCCCGTCGCTGCCGCAACCTTTGCCGAAGCCGATGACGCACTCGGCTTTCCGCTGAGCCGAATCTTCCTCGACGGCCCCGACGATGAATTGCGTTTGACCGAGAATACGCAGCCGGCAATTCTGACCGTAAGCGTCGCCGCCCATCGCACCCTAGCCGAGCACGGAATCACGCCAGCGCTAGCCGCCGGGCACTCTCTCGGAGAATGGTCAGCGCACGTGGCAGCGGGAACGCTCAGCTTCACCGACGCCGTTCGGGCCGTGAAAGCCCGAGGACGCTCCATGCAGACCGCCGTCCCGGCAGGCGAGGGCGCCATGGCCGCGATCCTCGCGTTGGCTGCCGAGCAGGTCTCTGAAGCATGCGCCGAAGCAGCGGCTGCAACTGGATTGGTCGTGTCGGCCGCGAACTTCAACTCGCCGGATCAGACCGTGATCTCCGGTGCGACGACCGCCGTTGAGAAAGCTGCCGAACTGGCGAAAGCTCGCGGAGCCCGCAAAGTAGTGATGCTGCCAGTCAGCGCTCCCTTCCATTGCGCGCTCATGCAGCCTGCTCAGGCCGATGTCGCCAAGTTCCTCAGCGGCATCACGATGGCCGAGCCACGCATTCCCGTTGCCGCCAACGTCAGCGGAACCCTGGTAACGACCGCCGATCAGGCACGCACCGCGCTCATCGAACAGGTGACAGGAACCGTCAACTGGGTCGGCTGCGTTCAGGCGCTCGCTGCGGCAGGAGCAGTGACGTATGTTGAAGTCGGACCGGGCAAAGTCCTCGCCGGATTGCTCCGCCAGATCGACCGCAGCCAGAAATGCGTCAACGTCGAGGACGCAGCAAGCCTTGAGAAAGCCCTGGCGGAACTAACCGCCACTCAGTAG
- a CDS encoding D-alanine--D-alanine ligase family protein, with protein MAKKLRVGILFGGRSGEHEVSLLSAASILKAIDRRKFDVVPIGITKTGRWLTAGGAQALLTGNHSESADLVLQAEAETTASPADAVTALVPDAASLGSGRLDVVFPVLHGTFGEDGTIQGLFELADIAYVGSGVLGSAAGMDKDAMKRLFAQARLPIVKHVTVLRTAWEASPRKTVAAIEAALKYPIFVKPANLGSSVGISKVHDRKELGPALTLAACFDRKIVIEQGVGGAKKKARELEVAVLGNDDPKASVVGEIVPGKEFYDYEAKYLSDGSVPIIPAKITAAESKQIRAMAVEAFRACDLAGLARVDFLMEPDGKRRIYLNEVNTLPGFTSISMYPKLWQATGLGYSDLISRLIELAFERHKERSRTSFSFNVAKG; from the coding sequence ATGGCTAAGAAACTGCGCGTAGGTATTCTCTTTGGTGGCAGGAGCGGCGAGCATGAAGTTTCGTTGCTTTCGGCAGCTTCGATTCTTAAGGCAATTGATCGCAGGAAGTTCGATGTGGTGCCGATCGGCATCACCAAAACTGGCCGTTGGCTCACAGCGGGCGGTGCGCAGGCGCTGCTGACGGGCAACCACTCCGAGTCCGCCGACCTGGTTCTCCAGGCCGAGGCAGAGACGACGGCATCCCCGGCGGATGCTGTCACGGCGCTTGTTCCTGACGCGGCGAGCCTGGGTTCGGGACGGCTGGATGTGGTTTTCCCAGTACTACATGGGACCTTTGGCGAAGATGGCACGATTCAGGGACTCTTTGAACTGGCGGATATCGCCTATGTGGGTTCCGGCGTTTTGGGCTCGGCTGCTGGGATGGACAAGGATGCCATGAAGCGGCTCTTTGCGCAGGCGCGACTGCCCATTGTGAAGCATGTCACAGTTCTACGGACTGCGTGGGAGGCTTCGCCGCGCAAGACGGTGGCGGCTATCGAAGCGGCGCTGAAGTACCCGATTTTCGTCAAGCCGGCCAATCTTGGTTCCTCGGTTGGAATCAGCAAGGTCCATGATCGAAAGGAGCTTGGTCCGGCGCTGACGCTTGCGGCTTGCTTTGATCGGAAGATCGTTATCGAGCAGGGAGTGGGCGGCGCGAAGAAGAAGGCGCGGGAACTGGAAGTGGCTGTGCTGGGAAATGATGATCCGAAGGCGAGCGTGGTTGGTGAGATTGTGCCTGGCAAGGAGTTTTACGATTACGAGGCGAAGTATCTCTCGGACGGCTCCGTACCGATCATTCCGGCCAAGATCACTGCGGCTGAATCAAAACAAATCCGCGCGATGGCTGTCGAGGCTTTTCGCGCTTGCGATCTGGCCGGTCTGGCTCGCGTCGATTTCCTGATGGAGCCGGATGGCAAGCGCAGGATTTATCTGAATGAAGTCAATACGTTGCCCGGCTTTACCTCCATCAGCATGTATCCCAAGCTGTGGCAGGCTACTGGCCTTGGCTATTCAGATTTGATCAGCCGTCTGATCGAACTGGCCTTCGAACGCCATAAGGAGCGCAGCCGAACCAGCTTCAGTTTTAATGTCGCCAAGGGATGA
- the rocF gene encoding arginase → MTNESDLVEFIPARTGVQSRIESQYSRRGTQSLPTRRIRVLGVPLDLGASRRGVDMGPSAMRVAGLEARLEALGHQVVDGGNIRVEIAETQNLGSANARFLREIADTCTRTAEAVVQTLEDGMTPLVLGGDHSLAAGTISGVAEFYRRANQKIGVIWIDAHSDINTPETSPSGNVHGMPLAALLGLGAGSGLDLGSDSGLGPLSHIFGYSPKISPENTVIVGVRDIDSAERDNIRRAGVAEVYTMRDIDERGMRAVMEEALRAAGRGTVGYHVSLDMDWIDPEDAPGVGTPVRGGVTYREAHLAMEILADDGKLLSFEIVEVNPVIDERNRTADLAVELACSAFGKKIL, encoded by the coding sequence ATGACCAACGAATCAGACTTAGTCGAATTTATTCCGGCCAGAACCGGCGTACAGTCCCGAATTGAGTCGCAATATTCGCGGCGCGGAACCCAATCGCTCCCAACGCGGAGGATCCGCGTGCTTGGCGTGCCGCTTGATCTCGGGGCAAGCCGCCGGGGCGTGGATATGGGGCCGTCGGCAATGCGCGTTGCCGGCCTCGAAGCGCGGCTTGAAGCGCTTGGGCATCAGGTCGTCGATGGTGGCAATATCCGGGTCGAAATAGCGGAAACGCAGAACTTGGGCAGCGCCAACGCCCGTTTCCTTCGAGAGATTGCCGATACCTGCACCCGAACGGCGGAGGCTGTGGTTCAGACGCTGGAAGACGGCATGACGCCGCTGGTCTTGGGCGGGGATCACTCGCTGGCCGCTGGAACGATTTCTGGAGTGGCCGAGTTTTACCGCCGCGCCAATCAGAAGATCGGTGTTATCTGGATCGACGCCCACTCCGATATCAACACGCCGGAGACCTCGCCCTCTGGCAACGTGCATGGCATGCCGCTGGCGGCGCTGTTGGGGTTGGGTGCCGGCTCGGGACTCGATTTAGGATCCGACTCAGGTTTGGGCCCGCTGAGCCACATTTTCGGGTACTCGCCGAAGATTTCTCCCGAGAACACGGTGATTGTTGGTGTTCGCGACATCGATTCGGCAGAACGGGATAACATCCGCCGCGCTGGCGTGGCCGAGGTATACACCATGCGCGACATCGATGAGCGCGGGATGCGCGCGGTGATGGAGGAAGCTTTGCGCGCCGCAGGGCGCGGCACCGTCGGCTACCACGTATCGCTCGACATGGACTGGATCGATCCCGAAGACGCTCCAGGTGTGGGCACGCCGGTTCGCGGAGGCGTGACGTATCGCGAGGCTCATCTGGCCATGGAGATACTCGCCGACGATGGCAAATTGCTCAGCTTTGAGATCGTCGAGGTCAATCCAGTGATTGACGAGCGCAACCGGACTGCGGATCTGGCTGTGGAACTGGCTTGCTCAGCGTTTGGGAAGAAGATATTGTGA
- a CDS encoding GGDEF domain-containing protein — protein sequence MRKLSSFLLLLLFLPLAAAAPGQNRAPLTHIRDIKYLSNVEAAKDLPVQIEATITYARPSENNLFVMEGGLGLYIQLSPELGSKLGSENGLAAGDRIAVTGVTNASFRPMVMASQIRFLAHGVLPAPQHAEFDQLIRSEFDCQYVQISGHILSAAFDDSQPNPKLRLRIKVPGGTVDGIIVRPGDLRPEALLDADVSLTGVAAATFDSKMQEGGISLDMNSWKDLTYIRRASSDSWSIPVIPMDHVIDYYRFSNQSQRVRITGTLTYFEPGALAVVEQSGRSMLVKTDSTLPLHAGSAVEASGFPTIDDENVRLEDSQLRAATQATSFPPTKIDWERASAGAYANDLVAMEGEVVGLVHDSRVDLFIIDSGGHLFSATLRHSSSDAANALSYAIIPTLGSRVRVIGVCFTDFGNHWRDRFWFDIRMRSLADVVVLQQPSWWTVRRLAYVITLLSAIILIFVIWAGLLDRQLRKQTAISARQSQEDAIRERRLARQEQQRSRILELISSSAPLPKVLQEIQTMVSSRLYGASCRFELSASLGEGARPERPVDPAIVCEELLSRDGATLGLLLATPLRHISSEAEISAAIAAGARLAELAIDTRRLYSDLRHRSEHDLLTDIPNRFSMEKRLDQLMQSARRSEAVFGMIYVDLDRFKQVNDHYGHRIGDLYLQEVTRRMKLQLRSEDMLTRIGGDEFLALVPILRSRADAEEIALRLERCFDEPFDLEGIQLHGSASVGLAVYPADGATEEELQRSADAAMYVHKESKRQQKKLAREMRHASSPEIIDQK from the coding sequence ATGCGGAAGCTGTCGTCATTCCTGCTGCTTCTGCTCTTTTTGCCTCTTGCAGCAGCCGCGCCTGGCCAGAACCGAGCCCCGCTCACCCACATACGGGACATAAAGTATTTGAGCAACGTGGAAGCTGCCAAGGACCTCCCTGTTCAGATCGAAGCCACCATCACCTATGCGCGACCCTCCGAGAATAATCTCTTCGTCATGGAAGGCGGCTTAGGGCTGTATATCCAGCTCAGTCCCGAGCTCGGTTCAAAGCTTGGTTCAGAGAACGGACTCGCCGCCGGAGACCGGATCGCGGTCACTGGCGTGACCAATGCCAGCTTCCGTCCGATGGTGATGGCAAGCCAGATTCGCTTCCTCGCTCACGGTGTATTGCCGGCCCCGCAACACGCAGAGTTCGACCAGTTGATCCGCTCTGAATTCGACTGCCAATACGTGCAGATCAGCGGGCACATCCTCTCCGCCGCATTCGATGACTCCCAGCCAAACCCGAAACTGCGCCTGCGGATCAAAGTCCCCGGCGGCACCGTGGACGGAATCATTGTCCGCCCCGGCGACCTGCGTCCAGAAGCGCTCCTGGACGCTGATGTCAGCCTCACCGGTGTCGCCGCGGCAACGTTCGACAGCAAGATGCAGGAAGGCGGGATCTCGCTGGATATGAACTCCTGGAAGGATCTGACTTACATTCGCCGTGCGTCTTCCGATTCGTGGTCGATCCCGGTGATCCCAATGGATCATGTGATCGATTATTACCGGTTCAGCAATCAGAGCCAGCGCGTTCGGATCACCGGCACGCTCACCTATTTCGAGCCGGGCGCGCTCGCGGTGGTGGAGCAAAGCGGCAGGTCGATGCTGGTGAAAACCGATTCCACGCTGCCATTGCATGCCGGCTCCGCAGTTGAGGCCTCTGGCTTTCCCACCATCGACGATGAAAATGTCCGTCTGGAAGATAGCCAGTTACGAGCAGCAACGCAGGCTACATCGTTCCCACCCACCAAGATTGATTGGGAGAGGGCCTCCGCCGGAGCCTATGCCAACGACCTTGTCGCCATGGAGGGCGAAGTCGTCGGCCTGGTGCATGACTCGCGCGTCGACCTGTTCATCATCGACTCCGGCGGCCACCTGTTTTCTGCAACGCTGCGGCACAGTTCCTCCGACGCAGCCAACGCCCTGTCGTACGCAATCATCCCCACCCTCGGAAGCCGGGTGCGCGTGATTGGAGTATGTTTTACGGACTTCGGCAACCACTGGCGCGACCGGTTCTGGTTTGACATTCGCATGCGCTCGCTGGCCGATGTTGTTGTATTGCAGCAGCCCTCGTGGTGGACAGTCAGACGGCTGGCGTACGTGATTACGTTGTTAAGCGCGATCATCCTGATCTTCGTGATCTGGGCAGGGCTGCTCGACCGTCAGTTGCGCAAGCAGACGGCCATATCGGCCAGGCAGAGCCAGGAAGATGCAATCCGCGAGCGCAGACTGGCGCGTCAGGAGCAGCAGAGAAGCCGCATCCTCGAACTCATCAGCAGTTCCGCCCCCTTGCCAAAGGTCTTGCAGGAGATCCAGACCATGGTTTCGTCGCGATTGTATGGCGCGTCTTGTCGCTTCGAATTGAGCGCCAGTCTCGGAGAAGGCGCTCGTCCGGAGCGTCCCGTCGATCCCGCAATCGTCTGCGAGGAACTGCTTTCCAGAGACGGCGCCACACTGGGTCTTTTGTTGGCAACCCCGCTGCGCCACATCTCCAGCGAAGCTGAAATTTCCGCTGCGATAGCGGCCGGAGCGCGGCTTGCCGAGTTGGCCATCGATACCCGCCGCCTGTACAGCGATCTGCGCCATCGCTCCGAGCACGATCTGCTCACCGATATTCCAAACCGATTCAGCATGGAGAAGAGACTCGATCAACTGATGCAGTCAGCACGCCGCAGCGAGGCCGTCTTCGGCATGATCTATGTCGACCTCGATCGGTTCAAACAGGTCAACGACCACTACGGACACCGGATCGGCGACCTCTACCTGCAGGAGGTAACGCGGCGCATGAAGCTTCAGTTGCGCAGCGAAGACATGCTGACCCGAATCGGCGGCGACGAGTTCCTCGCTCTCGTGCCCATTCTTCGCAGCCGGGCCGATGCCGAGGAGATCGCCCTTCGCCTGGAACGGTGCTTTGACGAGCCGTTTGATCTGGAGGGGATTCAACTGCACGGCTCCGCCAGCGTCGGCCTGGCAGTCTACCCGGCCGACGGCGCCACCGAAGAAGAGCTGCAGCGCTCCGCGGACGCGGCAATGTATGTGCACAAAGAGAGCAAGCGGCAACAGAAAAAACTCGCTCGGGAAATGCGCCACGCAAGCAGCCCAGAGATAATTGACCAGAAATAA